GCGCCGTCGGGATGGGCGACGAGGACTGGGTAAAGCCCCAGATCGGCGTTGCCAGCTCCTGGAGCGAGATCACCCCCTGCAACCTCAGCCTCGACCGCCTCGCGCAGGCCTCGAAGGAGGGCGTGCACGCGGGCGGCGGCTACCCGCTCCAGTTCGGCACCATCTCCGTCAGCGACGGCATCTCCATGGGCCACGAGGGCATGCACTTCTCGCTCGTCTCCCGCGAGGTCATCGCCGACAGCGTCGAGACGGTCATGATGGCCGAGCGCCTCGACGGCTCGGTCCTCCTGGCCGGCTGCGACAAGTCGCTCCCCGGCATGCTCATGGCCGCGGCCCGCCTCGACCTCTCCTCCGTCTTCCTCTACGCGGGGTCCATCGCCCCCGGCTGGGTGAAGCTCTCCGACGGCACCGAGAAGGACGTCACGATCATCGACGCCTTCGAGGCCGTCGGCGCGTGCAAGGCCGGCACGATGAGCCAGGAGGACCTGACGCGCATCGAGAAGGCCATCTGCCCGGGCGAGGGCGCCTGCGGCGGCATGTACACGGCGAACACCATGGCGAGCGTCGCCGAGGCCCTCGGCATGAGCCTCCCGGGATCCGCGGCCCCGCCGAGCGCCGACCGTCGCCGCGACTACTTCGCCCACCGCTCCGGCGAGGCCGTCGTCAACCTCATCGCGAAGGGCATCACCGCCCGCGACATCATGACCAAGGAGGCGTTCGAGAACGCCATCTCCGTGGTCATGGCGTTCGGCGGATCCACGAACGCGGTCCTCCACCTCCTCGCCATCGCGCGCGAGGCCGAGGTCGACCTCCAGCTCTCCGACTTCAACCGCATCGCCGACCGCGTGCCGCACCTCGGCGACCTCAAGCCGTTCGGCCGCTTCGTCATGAACGACGTCGACCGCGTCGGCGGCGTCCCCGTGGTCATGAAGGCCCTGCTCGACGCGGGCCTCCTCCACGGCGACGTCATGACGGTCACCGGCCGCACCATGCGCGAGAACCTCGAGTCGATGGACCTCGCGGAGCTCGACGGCACGGTCATCCGGAAGATCGACGACCCCATCCACGCGACCGGCGGCATCAGCGTCCTGCACGGCTCGCTCGCCCCCGAGGGCGCGGTCGTCAAGACCGCCGGCTTCGACCTCGAGGTGTTCGAGGGCCCGGCCCGCGTCTTCGAGCGAGAGCGCGCCGCGATGGACGCGCTCACCGAGGGCCGCATCTCCGCGGGCGACGTGGTCGTCATCCGCTACGAGGGCCCCAAGGGCGGCCCCGGCATGCGCGAGATGCTGGCCATCACGGGCGCCATCAAGGGCGCCGGCCTCGGCAAGGATGTACTACTCTTGACGGACGGTCGATTCTCAGGCGGCACAACCGGACTGTGCATCGGCCACATGGCTCCCGAAGCGGTGGACGCAGGTCCCGTCGCCTTCGTGCGCGATGGAGACCGGATCCGCGTCGACATCGCCGCTCGCACGCTCGACCTACTGGTCGACGAGGCCGAGCTCGCCGCCCGCCGTGAGGGGTGGGCACCTCTCCCGCCGCGCTACACGCGCGGAGTCCTCGCCAAGTACGCCAAGCTCGTGCACTCGGCCGCCGAGGGCGCGATCACGGGATGACCCCCTCCTCACCTTCCGCTCCCTCTGCCAGGAATCGCGCACCCATGCCAGCTCTGCCCACCCCGCCCCCCACGCCGCAGGCGCCGACCGCCCATCAGGGCGACGAGATCCTCACGGGGGCCCAGGCCGTCGTCCGGACCCTCGAGCTCCTCGGCGTCGACGACATCTTCGGCCTGCCGGGCGGCGCCATCCTCCCGACCTACGACCCGCTCATGGACTCGACGAAGCTGCGCCACATCCTCGTCCGCCACGAGCAGGGCGCCGGCCACGCCGCCGAGGGCTACGCGTCCTCGAGCGGACGCACCGGCGTCTGCATCGCCACGTCCGGGCCGGGCGCCACCAACCTCGTGACCGCCATCGCGGACGCCTACATGGACTCGGTGCCGCTCCTCGCGATCACCGGCCAGGTGTTCTCGACGCTCATGGGCACGGACGCCTTCCAGGAGGCCGACATCGTCGGCATCACGATGCCCATCACGAAGCACTCCTTCCTGGTCACCAAGCCCGAGGACATCCCGTCGACCATCGCGGCGGCGTACCACATCGCCTCCACCGGCCGTCCCGGCCCCGTCCTCGTGGACATTACGAAGGACGCGCAGCAGCTCGAGGCGCCGTTCCACTGGCCGCCGAAGATCGACCTTCCCGGCTACCGCCCCGTCGTCAAGGCGCACGGCAAGCAGATCCAGGCCGCCGCGCAGCTGCTCGTCGAGGCGAAGAAGCCCGTGCTCTACGTGGGCGGCGGCGTGATCCGCGCCAAGGCGCACGAGGAGCTCCTCGCGCTGGCCGAGGCGGTCGGCGCGCCCGTCGTCACGACGCTCATGGCCCGGGGCGCGTTCCCCGACTCGCACCCGCAGCAGCTCGGCATGCCCGGGATGCACGGCACGGTCCCCGCGGTGCTCGCGCTGCAGGAGTCCGACCTGCTCGTCTCGCTCGGCGCGCGGTTCGACGACCGCGTGACCGGCAAGGCGGCGGAGTTCGCGCCGCACGCCAAGGTCGTGCACGTCGACGTCGACCCGGCCGAGATCTCGAAGATCCGCATCGCCGACGTCCCCATCGTGGGCGACGCGAAGGACGTCATCGCCGACCTCGTCGTCGCGTTCCGCGACGCGAAGGCCGCGTCCGCCGTGGAGCAGGACATCGCCGACTGGTGGACCTACCTCGACGGGCTCCGCGAGGAGTTCCCGCTCGGGTACACGCCGCCCGAGGACGGCCAGCTCGCGCCGCAGTACGTCATCCAGCGCATCGGCGAGATCACCGGCCCCGAGGGCGTGTTCGCCTCCGGCGTCGGCCAGCACCAGATGTGGGCCGCCCAGTTCATCAAGTACGAGCGCCCCAACTCCTGGCTCAACTCCGGCGGCGCCGGCACCATGGGCTACTCGGTGCCCGCCGCGATGGGCGCCAAGGTCGCCCAGCCCGACCGCCACGTGTGGGCGATCGACGGCGACGGCTGCTTCCAGATGACCAACCAGGAGCTCGCCACCTGCACCATCAACGACATCCCCATCAAGGTCGCGATCATCAACAACTCGTCGCTCGGCATGGTGCGCCAGTGGCAGACCCTCTTCTACGACGGCCGCTACTCCAACACCGACCTGAACACGGGCGGCGGGTCCCGCATGGTCCCCGACTTCGTGAAGATGGCCGACGCGTACGGCGCCCTGGGGATCCGCGTGACGAAGCCCGAGGAGGTGGACGACGCGATCCGCCTGGCGCTCGCGACGAACGACCGCCCGGTCGTCATCGACTTCGTGGTCAGCCGCGACGCCATGGTCTGGCCGATGGTGCCGCAGGGCCTCAGCAACAGCGCCGTGCAGTACGCCCGCGACCACGCCCCCAGCTGGGACGACGACCTCGCCGAGACCGGGAGGACCGAGAAGTGAGCCACATCCTGAGCCTCCTGGTGGAGGACAAGCCGGGCCTCCTCACCCGCGTCGCGGGCCTGTTCGCCCGGCGCGGCTTCAACATCGAGTCGCTCGCCGTCGGCGCGAGCGAGATCGAGGGCCTCTCGCGCATCACCGTCGTCGTCGACGTCGAGGCGCTCCCGCTCGAGCAGGTGACCAAGCAGCTGAACAAGCTCGTCAACGTCATCAAGATCGTGGAGCTCGATCCCGGCCAGGCCGTCGAGCGCGAGCACCTGCTCGTCAAGGTGCGCGTCGACAACACGACCCGGTCGCAGGTCCTCGAGGCCGTCAACCTCTTCCGCGCCCGCGTGGTCGACGTCGCCACCGACGCGCTCATCATCGAGGTCACGGGCGACTCGGGGAAGGTCCAGGCCCTCCTCCGCGTGCTCGAGCCCTTCGGCATCAAGGAGCTCGCCCAGTCGGGCCTCCTCGCCATGGGGCGCGGCTCGAAGTCGATCACCGACCGCGTCTTCCGCACCTCCTAGGGAACGCCCGACAGGGCCCGCGGCTCTGCCGCTAGGCTCCCCGCGCACGCCACCACGCGTGCACCCGAACGTCCACGACCCCCGCCCCGCGCGAGCGCGAGGCGCCTCGGCACGACCGCCCCTCGCACCTCCCGCGGGGACGACAGAACAAGGAGATCCATCACGTGACTGACATCGTCTACGACAAGGACGCCGACCTCTCGCTCATCCAGGGTCGCAAGGTCGCCGTCATCGGCTACGGCTCGCAGGGTCACGCGCACGCGCTGAACCTCCGCGACTCCGGCGTCGAGGTCGTCATCGGCCTCAAGGAGGGCTCGTCCAGCCGCGCCAAGGCCGAGGAGCAGGGCTTCGAGGTCAAGACCCCGTCCGACGCGTCCGCCTGGGCCGACGTCATCGTCATCCTCGCGCCCGACCAGCACCAGCGCGGCCTCTACGCCGACAGCGTCCGCGACAACCTCACCGAGGGCAAGACGCTCGTCTTCGCGCACGGCTTCAACATCCGCTTCGGCTACATCGAGGCGCCCGAGGGCGTCGACGTCATCCTCGTCGCCCCCAAGGGCCCGGGCCACACCGTGCGCCGCGAGTTCGAGGCCGGCCGCGGCGTCCCCGTCATCGTGGCCGTCGAGGTCGACGCGTCGGGCAAGGCGTGGGACCTCGCCTGGTCGTACGCCAAGGGCATCGGCGGACTGCGCGCCGGCGCCATCCGCACCACCTTCACCGAGGAGACCGAGACCGACCTGTTCGGCGAGCAGGCCGTGCTCTGCGGCGGCACCTCGCAGCTGGTCCAGTACGGCTTCGAGACGCTGATCGAGGCGGGCTACCAGCCGCAGATCGCGTACTTCGAGGTGCTGCACGAGCTCAAGCTCATCGTCGACCTCATGTGGGAGGGCGGCATCGCCAAGCAGCGCTGGAGCATCTCCGACACCGCCGAGTACGGCGACTACGTCTCCGGCCCGCGCGTCATCACGCCCGACGTCAAGGAGAACATGAAGGCCGTCCTCGCGGACATCCAGTCGGGTGCCTTCGCGAAGCGCTTCATCGAGGACCAGGACGCCGGCGCGCCGGAGTTCCTCGAGCTCCGCAAGAAGGGCGAGGAGCACCCCATCGAGTCGACCGGCCGCGAGCTGCGCAAGCTCTTCGCGTGGAACAAGGCCGACGACGACTACACGGACGGCTCGGTCGCCCGCTAGCCGACGCCCCACCCGCACCGCCGGACGCCCGGTCGCCTCGCGCGACCGGGCGTCCGCGCGTCCGGGCGCAAGGCGAGACCCGAGACGGCCGGGGAGCGTGGAGCGGGCGTCCGGAGCCGAGCACGTAGCATCGGGGGATGCCCCGCACCCCCGACGACGACGCCCTCAGCTGGGCCGGCGAGGAGGCGGATCCCACGCTCGCCCGCTCGCCCGAGCCGCAGCGCGCGGTCCCGCGCCGCCGCCCCGACGCCGACACCGCCACCGGCCGGTCCTCCGCCCTCGGCGCCACCGCCGCCCGACGCGCGGGGTCCGACGGGGACTCGTCCGACGGCGGCACCCCTGCTCCGCGCGGTCCGCTCGTCGACGACGCGCCCGAGGCGTCGCCCGACGTCGTCGTGCTCGCGTTCTTCGGCGCGGTCGCGATCCTCGAGGCCATCGCCTGGTTCTTCGTCGTGCGCGACAACCCGGCGAGCGCGGGGTCCGGCTTCCAGGTCGGCGTCGCGCAGGCCACCGAGGCGCTCACGGTGCTCGCGCCCGTGCTGTGGCTCGCCGCCGTCGTGACCGCCGCGCGCGGCATGCGCCTCCACGGGCGCGCGCTCGTGCTCGCGGCCGGCGCCGTCGTCCTGTTCCCGTGGCCCTGGCTGGTGACCCGATGAGCGCCGACCGGACCGCGACCGCCGCTCCCGCGCCCGTGCGCCGGGGCCGCCCCACGCGGGCGGGCTGGGTCGTGGGCGTCCACGGGGCGCTCGCCCACGGGATCCTCGTGTGGCAGGCGGTGGACCAGTACACGGCCTTCCGCGACATCGCCACGGCCTTCGGCGGCGCGCTCCGGCCGGGCACCGCCGCCGCGCTCGTCGCCGCGATCCTCGTGCCCGTCGTCGCGTTCGTCCTCGCGGCGCGGGCGGGCCGTCGTCGCCCCGTCGCCGCGCGCGTCCTCGTGATGCTGGCCGGGCTCGCCGCCGCGAGCGCGCTCACGGTTGGGGTCGCCGAGCTGCTGCCGCTCGTCTAGGTCCTCGGGCGTCGCGGGCGCGCCGGCCGCGCGCCTAGAGCGGCCAGCCCGCGAACAGCACCAGCGCGATCAGCACGACCTGCGCCACGAGGCGCGGCACCAGCGGGATCGCGATGCGCCCGAAGCGCTCCGGGTGCCGGGCCGCGTAGGCGTTCGCGGGGAAGACCGCGACGAGGAAGACGGCCAGCGCGACGCCCGCGGCCAGGCGCACGGGCTCCACGAGGAGGCCGACGCCGCCGGCGATCTCGCACACGCCGGTGAGGCGCACGAGCGCCAGGGGAGAGGGGATCCCGGGGCGCCGGAACGACGGCGGGATGATCGCCGCCATGGCCCGCGCGGCCCTCGGCGCGAAGTGGTTCACGCCCATGCCGACGAAGACGAGGGCCAGCAGGATCCGCACGGCGAGCTGGATGCCGGCCCACGTCACATCGCTCATCCGCCCATTCTGGGGCCACTAGCATGTGAGGGTCCCAGCCGCCCCCGCCCGAAGGACCGCTCTTGACCAAGCCCGTCGTCGTGATCGCCGAAGAACTCTCGCCCGCCACCGTCGACGCCCTCGGGCCCGACTTCGACGTCCGATCCGTGGACGGCACCGACCGCCCGGCGCTGCTCGCGGCCCTCGCGGAGGCGGACGCGGTGCTCGTGCGCTCCGCCACCCGCATCGACGCGGAGGCCATCGCCGCGGCCCCGCGCCTGCAGGTCGTCGCCCGTGCCGGCGTCGGCCTCGACAACGTCGACATCAAGGCCGCGACCACCGCGGGCGTCATGGTCGTGAACGCGCCGACCTCGAACGTCATCTCGGCCGCCGAGCTCGCGATCGGCCACATCCTCTCGCTGGCCCGATTCATCCCGGACGCGAGCGCGTCGCTCAAGCAGGGCCTCTGGAAGCGCTCGTCCTTCACGGGCGTGGAGCTCTACGAGAAGACCATCGGCATCGTCGGCCTCGGCCGCATCGGCACGCTCGTCGCCCAGCGCCTCGCGGGCTTCGGCGCCACCCTCGTCGCGTACGACCCCTACGTCACGCCGGCCCGCGCGCAGCAGCTCGGCGTGCAGCTCCTCCCGCTCGACGAGCTGATGAGGGTCGCCGACTTCATCACGATCCACATCCCGAAGACGCCCGACACCACGGGCCTCATCTCCACCGAGCAGTTCGCGCTCGCGAAGCCGTCCCTGCGCATCGTCAACGCGAGCCGCGGCGGCATCATCGACGAGGACGCGCTGTACACGGCGCTCAAGTCGAAGCGCATCGCGGGCGCCGGCCTCGACGTGTTCGTCAGCGAGCCGCCCACGGGGTCGCCGCTGCTCGAGCTCGACAACATCATCGTCACGCCGCACCTCGGCGCCTCCACCGACGAGGCGCAGGAGAAGGCCGGCGTCTCGGTCGCCCGGAGCGTGCGGCTCGCGCTCGGCGGCGAGCTCGTGCCCGACGCGGTCAACGTCGCCGGCGGCGTCATCGACCCGTACGTGCGCCCCGGCATCCCGCTGATGGAGAAGCTCGGCCAGGTGTTCTCGGGTCTCGCGCACGAGGCGCTCACGAGCATCGACGTGGTCGTCCGCGGCGAGCTCGCCGGCTACGACGTCAGCGTCCTCAAGCTCGCGGCGCTCAAGGGCGTGTTCACCAACGTGGTGAGCGAGAACGTCTCCTACGTCAACGCGCCGCTCCTCGCCGAGCAGCGCGGGCTCGAGGTGCGGCTCATCACCGACGCCGTCTCCGAGGAGTACCGCAACGTGCTCAGCATCCGCGGCGCGCTGTCCGACGGCACGCAGGTCTCGGTGTCGGGCACGCTCACGGGCACGAAGCAGATCGAGAAGCTCGTCGAGATCGACGGCTACGACGTCGAGGTGCCGTTCAGCCGCCACCTCATCGTCATGAAGTACGAGGACCGCCCCGGCATCGTCGCGGTCTACGGCAAGGAGTTCGGCGACGCCGAGGTCAACATCGCGGGCATGCAGATCGCCCGCCAGGAGGCCGGCGGCCGCGCGCTCAGCGTGCTGAGCGTCGACTCGCCCGTGCCGGACGGCGTGCTGGAGAACGTGCGCCGGGCCATCCAGGCCACGTCGCTGCGCGAGATCGACATCGCCGACTGATCCCGGTCGGACGGACCCGCGCGAGGGCGGCTGCTGCGGCGGCCGCCCTCGCGGTGCGTCCGGGCCGGGTCAGCCGCGGGTCGAGCGGAGCCGCACGAGGTCGTCGACCACGCGGATGAGCTCGTCGAGCGCGGAGTCGGCGGGGGCGGATCCGCCGAGCCACGGCTGCAGGGCCGAGTTGTAGTAGAGGCCGTCGCCGATGAGGAGCACGGCGCGCGCGACGGCCGGGTCGCCCACGGCCTCGAGGATCACCGCGGCCCACTCGTCCTGCAGGTGCGTGAGCGCGTCACGGGCGCGCGGGTGGTTGCCCTGGGCGAGCCGGCTGGTGGCGACGTAGGCGCGGTCGAAGGGCGTGGCGGTCGAGAGCGAGCCGCGGATCCACCGGTCGACGGGGCCGCGCTCGGCCTGCCGCAGCCGCTCGACGTCCTCGCGGGCGAGCTCGGCCATGCGGGCGAGGAGCCCGTCGACGAGCGCCTCCTTGCCGCCGAAGTGGTAAAGCAGCCCGCCCTTGGAGACGCCGGCCGCGGCGGCGACCGCCTCGAGCGTCGTGCCGCGCTCGCCCTGCTGCACGAGCAGCTCCTCGAAGGCGTCGAGGATGCGGTCGCGCGCGCTCCCCGCGGTGGCGTCGGGGGCGGTCGCGGGCGCGGGATCGTCGGGCGGTGCGTCGGGCATCCCCCCAGCGTAGCCGCGATGGGTTGCCGACTGTACCGACCGGACGGTACAGTGATCCCGGCCGCCCTCGCGGCCCCGTCCGCGCGCCCGCGCCGTCGCCTCCCGACGTCAGGAAGCCCCGTCATGTCCACGCCCCGCACCGAGTCCGTCCCCGTGACCGCCCCCGCCCGCGCGGGGCGCCGCCAGTGGGCGGCGCTCGTGGTCCTCATGCTCCCGGTGCTGCTCGTCTCCATCGACAACACCGTGCTGAGCTTCGCGATGCCGTCCATCGCGCGCGACCTCGAGCCGTCGGGCGCGGCCCAGCTCTGGATCATCGACGCCTACCCGCTCGTGCTCGCGGGCCTCCTCGTCGCCATGGGCAACATGGGCGACCGCTACGGGCGCCGCCGCCTGCTAATGATCGGCGCGGCGGGCTTCGGCCTCGTCTCCGCCCTCGCGGCCTTCGCGACCGACGCCTCGCAGCTCATCGCGGCACGCGCCGCGCTCGGCTTCTTCGGGGCCATGCTCATGCCGTCGACGCTGTCGCTCCTCCGCTCGATCTTCACCGACCGCACGCAGCGCCGCCTCGCCATCGCGATCTGGGCGTCGGGTTTCTCCGGCGGATCCGCGCTCGGCCCGCTCGTGGGCGGCGTGCTGCTCGAGCACTTCTGGTGGGGATCCGTGTTCCTCGTCGCCGTGCCCGTGCTGCTGCCGCTGCTGATCCTCACGCCGGCGCTCGTGCCCGAGTCGAAGGACCCGGTGCCCGGCCCGATCGACGTGGTCGCCATCGTGCTGTCGCTCGCCACCGTCGCGCCCATCGTCTACGCGATCAAGACGTTCGCGACCGAGGGCGTCACCCCGCTCGCGATCGCGGCGCCCGTCGTGGGCGTGGTCGCCGGGATCCTGTTCGTGCGCCGCATGTCCCGCGCGCGGAACCCCATGCTCGACGTCGCGCTCTTCCGCGAGCCGGTGTTCACGGGCGCGGTGCTCGTCAACCTGCTGAGCGTCGTCTCGCTCGTCGGCTTCCTCTTCTTCGTGACGCAGCACCTGCAGCTCGTCGCGGGGCTGGACCCGCTGGCCGCCGGGTTCGCGCTCATCCCGGGATCCGTCGTGGTCATCGTCTCGGGCCTCGTGATCGTCCCCATCGTGGCGCGCGCCCGCCCCTCGCGGGTCGTCGCCATCGCGCTCGCGTTCTCGACCGTCGCCTACGTGCTGCTCGCGGTCACCGGCCGCGGCGCCTCGGTGGGCCTGCTCGTCGTCGCGTTCTGCCTGCTCGGCGCGGGCATCGGCGCCTCCCAGACGATCTCCAACGACCTCATCATCGCGGCCGTCCCGCCGGCGAAGGCGGGCGCGGCGTCCGCCGTGTCGGAGACGGCGTACGAGGTGGGCGCCGTGCTCGGCACGGCCGTGCTCGGCAGCATCCTCACCGCCAGCTACCGCACCGGGCTGGTGCTGCCCGCCGGCCTGTCCGAGGGCGACGCCGTCGCCGCGCGCGAGACCCTCGGGGGAGCGGTGTCCGTCGCCGAGCGCGTGCCGTCCGACGTGGGGGCGGCGCTGCTGGAGTCGGCGCACACGGCCTTCGACGGCGGCGTGGTGACGACCTCGATCATCGGCGCCGTGCTGATGGTGGGCGCCATCGTCATCTCGCTCACGAGCCTGCGCCGCGCGAGCTCCCACGACTGATCGCGGGGGCCACCCCGCGGAGCGGCCGCCGGACGCGCATCGGGCCCGTCACCCCATGGGGTGACGGGCCCGACTCGCGTGCGGGGAGGGATCAGACGATGTTGTCGTCCGAGCGCTCCCGGCGCGTGATGCGCTGGCCGGTCGCGGGGTCGATGCGCGTGCGCGTCTCGCTGACTGCCGTGCGGCGGCGGGCGAGGAGCGCGATGCCGATGATGATCACCAGCGCGCCGCCGCCCATGAGGATGTAGCCGACCAGCTGCAGGTCGACCCCCGGGACGGTGAGGTCGACGGCGAACGCGAGGATCGCGCCGACGACGACCAGGAAGATGCCGAGTCCGATGCTCATGGGTGTGTCCTTCTGTCGTGCCCGTCGGGGCCGTCGGGTGCCTCCACCGTAGCGCGCGGGTGCCCGCGGCGGACGGGTAACCTGGCCCGACACCCACCGAGCTCCGGGAGGATCCATGCCCCGCACCATCTCGCTCGCCGTCGTCCCGGGGGACGGCATCGGCCCGGAGGTCGTCCACGAGGCCCTGCGCGTGCTCCGGGAGGCGGTCCCCGCGGACGTGTCGCTCGACACCGTCCAGTACCCGTTCGGCGCCGGACACTACCTCGAGACCGGGGAGATCCTCACGGACGCCGACCTCGCCGCGCTCGCGCAGCACGACGCGATCCTCCTCGGCGCCGTCGGCGGCGACCCCCGCGACGCGCGCCTGGCGGGCGGCATCATCGAGCGCGGGCTGCTGCTGAAGCTGCGCTTCGCGTTCGACCACTACGTCAACCTGCGGCCGACCACGCTGCTGCCCGGCGTCGCGTCGCCGCTGGCCGCGCCCGGCGAGGTCGACTTCGTCGTGGTGCGCGAGGGCACCGAGGGGCCGTACGCCGGCAACGGCGGCGTCCTCCGCCGCGGCACCGAGCACGAGATCGCGACCGAGGTGTCCGTCAACACGGCGCACGGCGTGGAGCGCACCGTCCGGTTCGCGTTCGAGCTGGCCGAGAAGCGCGAGCGTCGGCGCGTCACGCTCGTCCACAAGACGAACGTGCTGACCTTCGCCGGATCCCTCTGGCAGCGCACCGTCGACCGCGTCGCCGCCGAGCACCCCGGCATCGAGGTCGACTACCTGCACGTCGACGCGACCATGATCTTCCTGGTCACCGACCCGTCCCGCTTCGACGTCATCGTCTCCGACAACCTCTTCGGCGACATCATCACCGACCTGGCAGCGGCCATCAGCGGCGGCATCGGCCTCGCGGCGTCCGGCAACGTGAACCCCACGGGCGCGTTCCCGAGCATGTTCGAGCCGGTGCACGGATCCGCGCCCGACATCGCCGGCCAGCAGAAGGCCGACCCGACCGCCGCGATCCTCTCCGTCGCGCTCCTGCTCGACCACCTCGGCCTGCCCGAGGCGTCCGCCCGCGTCACGGCGGCCGTCACGGCCGACCTCGCGGCGCGCGCCGCGGGCGACACGGCTCCCCGTTCCACCGCGGAGGTCGGCGACGCCGTCATCCGCGCCCTCTCCACGACCCGCTGAAGGACCCCATGAGCACCACCAGCACCGACGCCGCCTTCCCCCTCTCCTTCGAGCTGACCCCGTCGGAGACCGCCCGCGCCGACGCCGAGCGGGAGGCGATCCTCGCGGACCCCGGCTTCGGCAAGCACTTCACGGACCACATGGTCCAGATCGACTGGACCCTCGACGCCGGCTGGCAGGACGCGCGCGTCGTCCCGTACGGCCCCCTCCAGCTCGACCCCGCGGCGAGCGTCCTGCACTACGCGCAGGAGATCTTCGAGGGGATGAAGGCGTACGCGCACGCCGACGGATCCGTCTGGACCTTCCGCCCCGACCGCAACGCCGCCCGCCTCCAGCGCTCGGCCCGCCGCCTCGCGCTGCCGGAGCTCGCGACCGAGGACTTCGTCGAGTCGGTCCGCCAGCTCGTCCGCGCGGACATCGACTGGGTGCCGCGCGGCGCCGAGCAGAGCCTGTACCTGCGCCCGTTCATGATCGCCAACGAGAGCTTCCTC
This is a stretch of genomic DNA from Clavibacter zhangzhiyongii. It encodes these proteins:
- a CDS encoding MFS transporter, with the protein product MSTPRTESVPVTAPARAGRRQWAALVVLMLPVLLVSIDNTVLSFAMPSIARDLEPSGAAQLWIIDAYPLVLAGLLVAMGNMGDRYGRRRLLMIGAAGFGLVSALAAFATDASQLIAARAALGFFGAMLMPSTLSLLRSIFTDRTQRRLAIAIWASGFSGGSALGPLVGGVLLEHFWWGSVFLVAVPVLLPLLILTPALVPESKDPVPGPIDVVAIVLSLATVAPIVYAIKTFATEGVTPLAIAAPVVGVVAGILFVRRMSRARNPMLDVALFREPVFTGAVLVNLLSVVSLVGFLFFVTQHLQLVAGLDPLAAGFALIPGSVVVIVSGLVIVPIVARARPSRVVAIALAFSTVAYVLLAVTGRGASVGLLVVAFCLLGAGIGASQTISNDLIIAAVPPAKAGAASAVSETAYEVGAVLGTAVLGSILTASYRTGLVLPAGLSEGDAVAARETLGGAVSVAERVPSDVGAALLESAHTAFDGGVVTTSIIGAVLMVGAIVISLTSLRRASSHD
- a CDS encoding DUF6458 family protein, which codes for MSIGLGIFLVVVGAILAFAVDLTVPGVDLQLVGYILMGGGALVIIIGIALLARRRTAVSETRTRIDPATGQRITRRERSDDNIV
- a CDS encoding 3-isopropylmalate dehydrogenase; amino-acid sequence: MPRTISLAVVPGDGIGPEVVHEALRVLREAVPADVSLDTVQYPFGAGHYLETGEILTDADLAALAQHDAILLGAVGGDPRDARLAGGIIERGLLLKLRFAFDHYVNLRPTTLLPGVASPLAAPGEVDFVVVREGTEGPYAGNGGVLRRGTEHEIATEVSVNTAHGVERTVRFAFELAEKRERRRVTLVHKTNVLTFAGSLWQRTVDRVAAEHPGIEVDYLHVDATMIFLVTDPSRFDVIVSDNLFGDIITDLAAAISGGIGLAASGNVNPTGAFPSMFEPVHGSAPDIAGQQKADPTAAILSVALLLDHLGLPEASARVTAAVTADLAARAAGDTAPRSTAEVGDAVIRALSTTR